Proteins from a genomic interval of Diaphorobacter sp. HDW4A:
- the nusB gene encoding transcription antitermination factor NusB — MSALNAPRPPRQPRKGMTSTGARKAASKSGRSRAREFVLQALYQYIVSGNDANDIDLFTRDLSGFNKADIAHYDAVLHGCITTAEDLDKLIEPKLDRKLSEISPIEHGVMWIGVYEFQHCMDVPWRVVLNECIELAKEFGGTDGHKYVNGVLNGLAPQLRPVEVTADKQKAPTEESGE, encoded by the coding sequence ATGAGTGCCCTGAACGCACCCCGCCCTCCCCGCCAGCCGCGCAAGGGCATGACCAGCACTGGAGCGCGCAAGGCTGCCTCCAAATCGGGCCGCAGCCGCGCACGTGAGTTCGTGCTGCAGGCCCTGTACCAGTACATCGTGAGCGGCAACGACGCCAACGATATCGACCTGTTCACGCGTGACCTCTCGGGCTTCAACAAGGCCGACATTGCACACTACGACGCCGTGCTGCATGGCTGCATCACCACCGCCGAAGACCTCGACAAGCTCATCGAGCCCAAGCTCGACCGCAAGCTCTCCGAAATCTCGCCCATCGAACACGGAGTGATGTGGATCGGTGTGTATGAGTTCCAACACTGCATGGATGTGCCATGGCGCGTCGTCCTCAACGAATGCATCGAACTCGCCAAGGAATTCGGCGGCACCGACGGCCACAAGTATGTGAACGGCGTGCTCAACGGCCTCGCCCCGCAACTGCGCCCAGTCGAAGTGACAGCCGACAAGCAAAAGGCACCAACAGAAGAATCCGGCGAATAA
- the ribH gene encoding 6,7-dimethyl-8-ribityllumazine synthase translates to MQGANKGSDINLDGEGLTIGIVQARFNEDITNALFDACHAELIKLGVDANSIDHITVPGALEVPLALQTLANRGEYDALIALGCIIRGETYHFELVANESGAGVTRIGLDYDLPIANAILTTENMEQAITRQTEKGVDAARVAVEMALLVNQLAIPEDELIDILNGEQPE, encoded by the coding sequence ATGCAAGGCGCAAACAAAGGCTCCGACATCAACCTGGACGGAGAAGGCCTGACGATCGGCATCGTTCAGGCCCGCTTCAATGAAGACATCACGAACGCGCTGTTCGACGCCTGCCATGCAGAGCTGATCAAGCTCGGCGTGGATGCCAACAGCATCGACCACATCACCGTACCCGGCGCGCTGGAAGTGCCGCTGGCGCTGCAGACGCTCGCCAATCGCGGTGAATACGACGCACTGATCGCACTCGGCTGCATCATCCGCGGCGAAACCTACCACTTCGAACTGGTGGCCAACGAATCTGGCGCGGGCGTGACCCGCATTGGCCTCGACTACGACCTGCCGATCGCCAACGCCATTCTCACCACCGAGAACATGGAACAAGCCATCACCCGCCAGACCGAAAAGGGTGTCGACGCCGCACGCGTGGCCGTGGAAATGGCGCTGCTGGTCAACCAGTTGGCGATTCCCGAAGACGAACTCATCGATATCCTGAACGGAGAGCAACCAGAATGA